One segment of Clarias gariepinus isolate MV-2021 ecotype Netherlands chromosome 6, CGAR_prim_01v2, whole genome shotgun sequence DNA contains the following:
- the hdac7b gene encoding histone deacetylase 4 yields MASEEVKQKLQRSILNRQSLKQAETQDQRDMAQISELDTQHQHPNTPPSQQHRCRQLWRAASESVLKHKQRRCSSSRRDPLHNSSYSSSSWQCFPPSDQSDQSSQQSDHSIQLYHQMDRNPNFIGPLKMWIQSPVCVSHENMLRPFIFLQHVYVDTTLFTSPHMARMPDVCITEHKPLVRCQSQPQAMREQQTGFHHRYSYREPDRPSHTHRMTATNFCIISCKQRRPGADERTAGQEKGNVSFVVGDDTSLTPQEELCEEHRSTESRSSSHLSPSNKLRHRPPVRIHTRSHRPLTHTLSSPPAYYLHDTAESPFNHAHRTGLAYDPQMLKQQCICGDSSCDAEHAGRIPKVFDRLRECGVSDQCKWITGGQHSEKDDQLLHQVSSLAFNGANALSNLHPEAVGMAAGCVTQLVLLVAQGHLRNGFAIVQPHGHDASHSSPSKSVVASNPVAVATKELQKKHNNRKILIIDWDDHHCKGTQEVFYTDPNVLLISLHRDSNTTPSAEAGRPDQVGQGEGKGFNVNVEWSCDLGPHIGDAEYLAAFRTVIKPIAQEFRPDLVLISTEFNTADGHPSSQGGPRVSAKCFALLTQSLMQLSGGRVIVVLQGGHDVMAVCEASKACVNALLEKKIASLSDDVLMKKPCAAAAQSLHRVLQIHSQFWSSVKALTNTVGESWFQAEGKHSAHTDTASALASLSMTTTNYTRLWRGRSEPVEHDEDEETIPA; encoded by the exons ATGGCCAGTGAGGAGGTGAAGCAGAAGCTGCAGAGGTCCATTTTAAATCGTCAGAGTCTTAAACAAGCCGAGACTCAGGACCAACG AGACATGGCCCAGATCTCTGAGCTAGACACGCAGCATCAGCATCCAAACACACCTCCATCTCAACAACATAGATGTAGGCAGCTGTGGAGAgctg CATCTGAAAGTGTTCTGAAACACAAACAGAGGAGATGTTCATCCAGTAGGAGGGATCCACTTCACA ACTCATCCTATAGCAGCAGTAGCTGGCAGTGCTTTCCACCTTCAGATCAGTCTGATCAATCATCACAGCAGTCGGACCACAGCATCCAACTGTACCATCAG ATGGACAGGAACCCAAACTTTATTGGGCCATTGAAGATGTGGATCCAGTCTCCTGTCTGTGTCTCACATGAAAACATGTTACGCCCCTTCATCTTTCTTCAGCACGTGTATGTGGACACAACCTTGTTCACCAGTCCTCACATGGCTCGAATGCCAGACG TGTGTATCACCGAGCACAAGCCTTTAGTGAGGTGTCAGTCACAGCCACAGGCCATGAGAGAACAGCAGACTGGATTTCATCATCGTTACAGCTACCGAGAACCAGAcagaccatcacacacacacagg ATGACCGCAACAAACTTTTGCATAATCTCCTGTAAACAGCGCCGCCCAGGGGCAGACGAGAGGACAGCAGGCCAGGAAAAGGGGAACGTGAGTTTTGTGGTTGGAGATGACACCAGCTTGACTCCCCAGGAGGAGCTGTGTGAAGAACACAGGAGCACCGAGTCAAGATCTTCATCACACCTGTCTCCTAGCAACAAG TTGCGTCACAGACCACCAGTTAGAATACACACCAGATCACATCGGCCACTGACACACaccctctcctctcctcctgcCTACTACCTGCATGATACGGCTGAATCCCCCTTTAACCACGCCCACAGAACAG ggcTGGCGTATGATCCTCAGATGCTGAAGCAGCAGTGTATCTGTGGTGACAGCAGCTGTGATGCTGAGCATGCTGGGAGAATTCCCAAGGTGTTTGACAGACTGCGGGAATGTGGAGTGAGTGATCAGTGTAAG TGGATCACAGGCGGCCAgcacagtgagaaagatgatCAGCTGCTTCATCAGGTCAGCTCGCTTGCTTTTAATGGAGCAAATGCTCTGAGTAACCTGCACCCTGAAGCAGTGGGGATGGCAGCAGGCTGTGTAACACAGCTCGTCCTGCTCGTCGCACAGGGTCACCTGAGG AATGGTTTCGCAATCGTTCAACCACATGGACATGATGCCTCACACTCATCACCGTCTAAGTCAGT GGTTGCTTCTAATCCAGTTGCAGTTGCTACTAAAGAGCTCCagaaaaaacataataacaGAAAGATTCTAATTATTGACtgg GATGATCATCATTGCAAGGGAACTCAGGAAGTGTTCTACACCGACCCGAATGTTCTCCTCATCTCTCTGCATCGCGACAGCAACACCACGCCCAGCGCTGAGGCAGGACGGCCTGATCAA GTGGGCCAGGGTGAAGGAAAAGGTTTTAATGTCAATGTGgaatggtcatgtgacctggggCCACACATAGGGGACGCAGAATATTTGGCAGCATTTAG GACTGTGATCAAGCCGATTGCTCAGGAGTTCCGTCCCGACCTCGTCCTCATCTCCACCGAGTTTAACACCGCTGATGGACATCCGTCGTCTCAGGGGGGACCGAGAGTATCGGCCAAAT gttttgCGCTCCTCACTCAGAGCCTGATGCAGCTCTCTGGAGGTCGAGTGATTGTGGTGTTACAAGGCGGTCATGACGTCATGGCCGTGTGTGAGGCGTCGAAGGCGTGTGTTAATGCTCTGTTAGAGAAAAAG attgCGTCTCTATCTGACGATGTCCTGATGAAGAAGCCATGTGCTGCAGCGGCTCAGTCTCTACACAGAGTTCTGCAGATccaca gtcaGTTCTGGTCGTCGGTGAAAGCTCTGACAAACACCGTAGGTGAGTCGTGGTTTCAGGCCGAGGGGAAACACTCGGCACACACCGACACGGCCTCGGCCCTCGCCTCGCTCAGCATGACCACCACAAACTACACCAG